From the genome of Fibrobacter sp. UWT2:
CCTCGGCAGCCTCCTTGAACTTCTCTTCGGCTTCCTTGTCGCCCGGGTTCTTGTCCGGGTGATACTTGATGGCAAGTTTCTTATAGGCGTGCTTGATCTCGTCTGCACTCGCGTCCTTGCCGACGCCTAGAACTTCGTAATAATCTCTTTTTTCAGCCATTTTGCCCTCCGGGCAAACTCGTCATATAAAAAAACAAGAATCGTTACTTTACAACAAAAGGATTGCCCCTTTTTGAGAGGCGAATCCTGTTCAATTTTTTAAGGTTGAAATTAGTCAACCACTTCCGCGTCGACGACTTCCGGACCGTCGCCCTTCTTGTCGGACTTCGGCTGTTCAGAAGCACCCGGCTGCGGACCCGGCTGGGCCTGGTTTGCACCGGCGGCCTGGGCCATGGAGCTGATCATGCCCTGGAGCTTGTCCATAGCGGCCTTGATCTCTTCCTTGGTGCCGTTGTCCTTCTTGGCCTTGATGTCGTCGATAGCAGCCTGCAGCTGGCTCTTGGTGTCGGCCGGGAGCTTGTCGCCAAATTCCTTGAGCTGGCCTTCAGCCTGGTATGCCATCTGTTCGGCCTGGTTCCTGATGTCCACCAGTTCGCGCTGTTCCTTGTCCTTGGCAGCGTTGGCTTCGGCATCCTTCACCATCTTGTTGATTTCGTCTTCAGACAAGCCGCTGGAAGAAGTAATCTTGATGGACTGTTCCTTGCCGGTTTCCTTGTCCTTGGCAGACACGTGCACAATGCCGTTCGCGTCGATATCGAAGGTCACTTCGATCTGCGGCACGCCACGCGGCTTCTTCGGGAGGTCGGTCAGGTCGAACTTGCCGAGCGTACGGTTGTCGCGGGCAAATTCGCGTTCGCCCTGGAGCACGTGAATCGTCACGGCCGGCTGGTTGTCTTCGGCAGTAGAGAACACCTGGCTCTTCTTGGTCGGAATCGTGGTGTTACGGTCGATGAGCTTGGTCATCACGCCACCGAGGGTTTCGATACCCAAGGAAAGCGGGGTCACGTCGAGGAGCAACACATCCTTCACGGAGGAGTCTCCGCTAAGCACGGCACCCTGGACGGCAGCACCGATAGCCACCACTTCGTCCGGGTTCACAGTCTTGTTCGGTTCCTTGCCGAAGAACTTGCGAACAGCTTCCTGAACGGCCGGGATACGGGTAGAACCACCAACCAAGATGACTTCGTCGATTTCGCTCAGGGAGAGGCCGGAGTCCTTGATAGCCTTGCGGCAGGGTTCCATGGAGCGTTCCACCAGGTGTGCGGTCAGCTGGTCAAACTTTGCACGGCTGAGCGTGAGGTCCAAGTGTTTCGGGCCCGAAGCGTCGGCAGTGATGAAGGGGAGGTTGATGTTCGTAGAAGTCGTAGCAGAAAGGTCGATCTTGGCCTTTTCGGCGGCGTCCTTCAAACGCTGCAGGGCCATCTTGTCCTTCTTCAGGTCGATGCCCGGATTGTCCTTCTTGAATTCGTCGTTGATCCAGTCGATAATCACTTCGTCGAAGTTGTCACCGCCGAGCATCGTATCGCCGTTGGTGGCCTTCACGCTGAACATGCCGTCGTCGATTTCCAGGATAGAGATATCGAACGTACCGCCACCGAGGTCATACACGGCGACCTTTTCGCTCTTCTTGGAGTCAAGGCCGTAGGCGAGGGCCGCAGCCGTCGGTTCGTTCACGATACGGAGCACTTCGAGGCCGGCAATCTTGCCCGCGTCCTTCGTAGCCTGACGCTGGGAGTCGTTAAAGTAGGCGGGGACCGTAATCACGGCCTGCGTCACCGGCTGGCCCAGGTAGTCCTCGGCAATCTTCTTCATGGTCTGGAGAACCATGGCCGAAATTTCGGGAGGAGCGAACTGCTTGTCGTCCACCTGCACGCGCACCGGGTCGGAACCCGTGCCCACCAGCTTGTAGGGCATGTTCTTTTCGGCAGCGGAGCATTCGCCAGCCGTACGGCCCATGAAACGCTTGATGGAGTAAATCGTCTTTTCGGGGTTGGTGATGGCCTGACGCTTTGCCACGTGGCCCACCAGACGTTCGCCGTTCTTGCCGAAAGCGACAATGGACGGGGTGGTGCGGAAACCTTCCGCGTTAGCGATGACGACCGGCTTGCCGCCTTCCATCACGGACACGCAGCTGTTGGTCGTTCCCAAGTCAATACCGATAATCTTGCTCATAATGAGTCTCCTATTTTTAAATTCTTTAGCCCGTAGGCCTTTTTACGCCCATTTATAAGCAAAACCCGTGCCAAATGCTAATAACTGGCAAAAAACGGCCATTTTGTTTCGTTCTGAAACAAGAAAACGGCCTAAAAAGGGGTAAAACTGGCTTGTTTCATTATGAAATGGTAGGAAGTAGACAGTAGGAAGTAGACAGAGGATTGTCATTGCGAGGAGCGAAGTGACGAAGCAATCTCAAAAAAAGCGGGGAGCAGGATTGTCATTGCGAACCCCGAATAGGGGTGAAGCAATCTCTAAAAGGAGGGGAGGGGGAAGCCTCCCCCTGGTTCGCACTCCGTTGCTCACCACCCCCTCGCCTGATGTGAACCCCAAAAGTTGGACACAACTTTTGAGGATTTATGAATCACTATAAAGAAGCCGAATGGCAAAAAGCCTTTGATTTATGCAAGGAAGGCGTAAATCCTAGGTCCATATCAAGAATTGTGGGTCTTTCAGAGCGAGACGTCAAGCATAGGTGCCGGATGTATCATCTTACCGGCATATTCCAAGTCAAGCCCCGCATAGGGCATCCTACGGATTGGAAAACAAGAAAGTCCGCGGTTGATTCGGTCATAAAGAAATCGCTATCTTATGTGGAAACATGCGCCAAGTTCGAAATAAGCAGACATACGCTCAAAGATTGGCTGAAAAAATTTCGACAAGGCGGCTATGACAATCTTAAAGACAAAAAGCCTCAAAGGGGCCAACCAAGGATGCCAAGACCGAAGAAAAAACGTGACGGGATGACCGAACTCGAGCTGCTCAGGGAGGAGAACCAGTACCTTAAAGCAGAGGTCGCCTACTTAAAAAAATTGAAGGCCCTAGACCAAGAAGAAAGTACCAGGATGTTCGGTGTAGGGCCGAAATCGTCCGAAGACTGAGCTCCGAGCATGCCTTAAGACACCTGTTGAAAGCTAGCGGTCTGTCTCGTTCTACCTACTATTACCATATTCAAGAGAGAACGGATCGCTACGAAACCGAACGGGCGAGAATAAAGGCTGTTCATGCGGAGAATAAAGGCCGGTACGGTTATCGTCGCATTACGATGCAGCTTCGCAACGAGGGGTTCAAGGTGAATCACAAGACTGTCTACAGACTCATGAAAGAGGAAAGCCTGAAAAATGTTCGCAAGCGCTGTTCGTACCACTCCTATCGAGGGGAGACAGGAGTGGTCGCCAAGAACATATTGAACAGGAACTTCAGCGCTACTGCGCCAAACCAGAAATGGACCACCGATGTGACACAGGTAGACATCAACGGAAGCTGGTGTTACCTGTCGCCGATATTGGACATGTACAACGGAGAAATCGTGTGCTATACTTTATCTGACCGGCCAAACCTCAATATGGTCATGAAGATGTTGGAAAAAGCCTATGCAACCAGGGATATAAAGAAAGGCCTGGTGTTGCATTCCGATCAAGGATGGCATTACCAGCACTACAACTACCAAATGTCACTCAAGCAGCACGGCATTATCCAAAGCATGAGTCGCCGGGGTAATTGCCTAGACAATGCCATGATGGAAAATTTTTTCGGGATAATGAAGTCGGAACTCCTTTACCCGAACACATTCAAGAACATGGAACATTTTAAACAGGAGTTAAGGAAATATATCGAATACTACAATAATGATCGCATAAAACTGCGGTTAAAAGGAATGAGCCCGGTGCAATACCGAGTCTGCAACTCATTTTTATCCTAATTTTAAAATGTCCAACTTTTTGGGGTCAGTTCACGCCTAAGGGGACACCCCTTAAAAACCCCGGCTCCCTCATAAAAAATAACGCCGGGGGAGAGCCCAGCGTATTCTGTCGATTGGAATGTCGTCGTTTAGGATTGGATCGGAAGCCAATGGCCTTGTTCCTTGTAAACGTCGGGCCAGAAAAGGATTTTTTTCTTGTCTGCCATAGCACACCTCTAGAGTTTAATTATCCTTGACACAGCGAACAGGATATGCATATCCACGACCTACACTTTGAAAAAGAACATCGCTTGCATAGCATCCAAAATTAACTATACGTGCATGGATTGTGCTAAACCAAAACCCTTCTGCCCCCATGTTACCCATATTAGCATAAGTACCATACATTGACTTGTTTCCTCCTGGTAAAACTGAGAAATTATAAACATCATTTCCGACATCACAAGACTCATCCCATGGCGGTGATGACATAAGGTTGATTTTTCCTTCAACATATGAAAGTAATGTTCGCCATTCCGTAGAATCTGGAATGTGCCAATTTTCTGGGCAGATTCCCCGCGCGTTTTTTTTCAAAGTACAGTTATTTATATTTTCATCACCACAATTCTTACTAGTATTACTGTAAACAGCCGCGCTATCCATTGCAGCCGATTTAGTGTACAGCCTTCCGTAATTGTTGCAGTATTTTATTGAATCATTGTAGCAATAACTTTTAGCAGAACCTTTATTATATTTAAGGTTTAAATTCTCAGCCATCCATATTTGAGAGCCTATAGTAACGGTTCGGTAAACCTGATTATCTCGCAAATCGGTCAATGTGTTATTTTCTGCATCATAAATACTCATTACTGCTGGCGTTTCGGAACTTGATGACAAAGTAATAGAACTGGATGATTCTGTCTCTAAACTTGAACTGCTTTCCAGCACGCTTGAAGAAGATTCCTCTATAGATGACGAAGACGGCACCTCGCTAGACGAACTTTCAATCGACGAAGAGGATTCCGTCACGCTCGAAGAACTTTTTTCCGAAGAAGACGACCCCGCGACAACATCCGAAGAACTGCTGCCAGCCGTCCCCTCGCTCGACGAGGACTTTTCGCCCTTGCCGCTGCTGCTGGACTCAACTTTTCCGGAACTCGACGAGGCTTTTCCGTCGCTGGAAGAACTGCCATCGACCGCCTTCTCGCTCGACGAAGACCCATCCGACTCCGCCGACTGCGGAGCCTGCCCAGAACTAGTCGACGGGCTCTCGGTGACACTTGATGATGAACTGCTGCCAAGGGCAACATCGTCGCTGGAGGAGGAGAGGGTAACCTCGCTATCCGCAGGCCCCGCCGGGGAATCACTCGAACCGTCGTCCCCGCAAGCATTGCCAAGCAACGCCGCCACCACAACCATTCCCCCCAGAACAAACTTCTTCATCATAAAAAACCTCACCCCTAAATATAACCCAAAACCACCCCAAAATCAACCACCCCGCGACCCAACACGCCGACATCTCAAGAAAAATGCTATAAAAATGCGCTTTTACAAAGAATTCGGCATTTTTCTTCCAAAAATACAAAACAGAATTGAACAAAAATACAAAACAAAACTTGACAATTTTACAAAACAAATATATATTGGTAAATATGAAAACGTATTTTCCCAGAATGGTTGACGACGAACTGGACCTGAGGCTTCGTTCCTCGGGTGCCGTTCTTATAGTCGGTCCTAAATGGTGCGGCAAGACTACGACGGCAGAACAAAAAGCCCAAAGCGTTGTCAAGATGCAAGATCCCGACTTCAGGGAGAGTTATCTTGCAACCGTATCGATTAAACCGTCTTTATTGCTGAAAGGGGAAAATCCTCGATTGATTGACGAATGGCAGGACGCCCCTATTCTGTGGGACGCCGTCCGCACGGAAGTGGACCGTAGGGGAGAAGACGGGCTCTTTATCTTGACGGGTTCTTCCAGTTTTGATCTTTCAAAGACAATCCATTCGGGAACGGGGAGAATATCACGATTGAAGATGTTCCCCATGAGCCTTTTCGAATCACAGGAATCCAATGGCCAAATATCACTTTCAAAACTGTTCGACTCCCCCGAAAGCGATATTGACGGGATTACGTCAAGCCTTTCGATAGAGCAACTAATTCATGCCGCTTGCCGTGGCGGGTGGCCGGCCGCTCTTTTCAAGAAAGGCGATGATGCCCAGCTTGTCGTCGCGCAAGACTATCTTGAAAACATCTGCCAGACAGACATATCCACGGTTGACGGAGTCGAAAGGAACCCCAAATGGACAAAGGCTATCCTAAAATCGTACGCCCGGAATGTCTCAACCTTGGCAAAGACCTCCAGCATCCATAAGGATATTCTATCGGAATCGGACAATTTTTCCATAATAACACTGGATTCCTACTTAAACGCGCTACGCAGACTATTCGTCATAGAAGATCTGGACGCCTGGAGTCCCTCCATCCGTTCCGCCACATCTATCCGTTCAGGGAAGAAGAGGGAATTTTCCGACCCATCAATTGCCGTCGCTGCGATGGGCGTCTCTCCCGAATACTTCTACACAGACCTGAAAACTTTCGGTTTTGTTTTCGAGACGCTTTGCATCAGGGACTTGAAGGTCTATTCTCAAAAAATACGTGGCGAACTTTCTTATTATCGCGACAGGACCGGGCTCGAGGCCGATGCCGTGTTGCATTTGAATGACGGACGCTATGCCTTGATAGAATTTAAGCTGGGGAGTCGCGAAATTGAGGAAGGAGCAAAGCACCTGACGACTTTAAAGGAACTTATACGGGAACATAATAAGAAAAGCGACCAAATTCAACTTCGTGAACCGGACCTGCTGATGGTTGTCACGGGTGGGCAAATGGCATATACGAGACCTGACGGTGTAAAAGTCGTCCCGATTGGCTGCCTTAGGGATTAAATAACGCCGGGGGAGAGCCCAGCGCAATCAGTCAATTGAAATGTCATCGTGTAGGATGGAGTCGGGGGCCCGCGCCATTGTTATTTCGGGATGTCAGACCAGAGAAGGAAGGGGATGAACGTAGGATGGTTCTTTTCTAATTCTTTATGCAACGAACAGAGTATGCATTATAAGTAACATCGTATGCTACAGTATAATCATTTGTTTTGCTAGACATACTTATTCTATAAGCAGCATCTGGTTTATAAAAATCTGCCGTCCAATATCTGGTATTTTCACCTAAGCCATAAAATTCATAGCTTTGTCTATTTCCCGCAGGTTTTGCAGAAAAGCAGACTGCGTCTATTCCCTTGGTATCTTCTTTCTCTCCTATCCATTTTTCAGTACTTTTTAGCATTTTGGGCGCCTTGCCCATTCCTCCAACAGACGATGTTAAGGTATCCCATTCGGCCCTTGTTGGAATATGCCATCCTTCTGGGCACACACCTTTCCATTTTGAAGGCAATGAACAATTTTTTTCATTAAAACCACATTTTATACCATAAGCACTATCCAAGAAAATGGAATCAATTGCTACGGTCCATGGATAAAGTTGACCGTACTCATCGCAATTAGCATTTTCCCCATCGAAACAAACACTTCGAGACGAGCCCGTTTTTCCCTTTTTATAATTATAATTCAAATTCTCCGCCATCCATTCTTGATTTCCAATCTTCACGGTCTTATAATCTTTTTCATCTCGTGTATCGTGTATAGGTTCTCCATAAATACATCCAATAGAGCTACTAGAAGAACTTTTTTCAGATGATGAGGAACTGGTTTCTTGTACACTCGATGAACTTTCTTCTGACGAAGACGAATTTTCTATCGGCCCAAGGTTCTCGGAACTGCTGCTTGAATATTGAGTAACAATGCCAGAAGAACTGCTCTCCGACGAAGATGTTTTCGCCTTGCTGCTGCTAGATTCTACGGGTTTGTCAGAACTAGATGATTGAACATTCTGGGAACTTGATGACACATCATCCTTACTGCTGCTAGACTCTACCTTACTGGAACTCGATGATTCTTTCACGTTTACAGAACTAGAGGAACTCTCTATTTTAGTTGAACTTGAAGACACGTCTGTTTTTGAAGAGCTGGACGATTCAACCTTCTTGGAACTTGAGGACTTTTCGTCCTTGTCGCTGCTACTGGAAACAACGTCGTCGCTGGAGGAGGAGAGGGTAACCTCGCTATCCGCAGGCCCCGCTGGGGAATCGCTCGACGCGTCGTCCCCGCAAGCATTGCCAAGCAACGCCGCCACCACAACCATTCCCCCCAGAACAAACTTCTTCAGCATAAATAACCTCACCCCTAAATATAACCCAAAACCACCCCAAAATCAACCACCCCGTGACCCAACACACCGGATTTCACCCCATACCGCAAGGCTTGTCGCTTGTATAGGGATGAGTTATAAGTCTGATTATCTGCACCCATATGTGCAAAATTTGCACATATGAAATCCTTTTCCATAAAAAATGCCCCAAAAATTGCTTTTTTCAAAAATCAAGTATCGTTTTCAAAATTTAGGGACATTATTTCGTCTTTGAAATACTGCAAAGCGGAATACCGAATTACCGGTTTATCGAGATTTTCCCCAGTCTTTATACAATCGAGATAATACTTCAAGAACGCCCGGAACCGCGCTTCAATCGTTTTCATATTGTCGTGCATTTCGATGAATTCCGCATGGTCGATAACCGCATCCTTGCCGATATCCCGTTCAGTCACAACGACTGCTTTTGAAAAATCCAAAGCAGGAATTTTCCCTTCCTTGCTTAGACTGCGTCGGCCAGATGTCGAAAAGAAGAAACAGTGCGATATTTTACCAAGTTTTGGACGGTGTGCGCTGGTGCGAAATGGAACGGCAAAGGTGAGCGCCCCAACCTGGATAACCAGCACGAGATGAGGCCTTTCCTGCTTGCTTAATATTTCAGCATGGTCCTTATGACGTTCAAAAAACTCGGCGTTTAGCCGGACAAGAGAATGATTTTCTAGCATATTTTCCTCAAAAAAAAATGCCGTCTTTTATACTTTCATATAAAAAACGGCATCAAATTGGTCTTTCTTTTTTATCTCAGGCAGCGACCTACCGCCCTGTTTCATCAAATTGGTCTTTCTTTTTTTCTCAGGCGGCGACCTACCGCCCTGTTCTGTGCTTAATATACAAAAATTTCTCTGACAAAGCAAGTGAAATTTCGAAAAGGTTCTAAAAACGCAAAAATCCTCCGTAGGGGAGGTCAGCACAAAAAGGGCCTAAAATTTCTTCCTTACGTCTGCAGCATAAAGCCACCCGCCTTGCTCGGCGGATCGTTCGCCCTCGGCAAGAGCCTTCTGGAGTTTCATTTCTGATTGAAGAAAGTTTGCATATTCCTTTTCGAAAGCCACTTTCTGCTTCGGGTCATCCATAATTCTATCAAATGTCGATGTTGGTTTTATCATCATACCTCTAATCTATTTTCAGATTATCCCATTGTCAAGAGATTATTCTAATCACCCAAAAAATTTGGGGGCATCAAATTGGTCTTTCTTTTTTATCTCAGGCAGCGACCTACCGCCCTGTTCTGTATCAAATAAAAAAAATCTCCGTGGGGGAGATGTTCCCCTTTCGTTTTTTTTCAAGCATTGGTGCTTTCCTGTACTTTCTCGATAACCTCCTCAGGGGTCACAAAGTTCAGAACGCTATAAGCGGTCATTTCATTGCCCATATCTTTGAAACTAGCCCCAAAGTGATAGACTGTGTCATCAATCAGCAGGAACCGGTCGTGAATCGTCCGCATCGTCTTTAAATCTAGGTCAGGATATTGCTTTTTGTGCAAGGCTACAGCCTCCTTGAATTCGGGAGTGATTCTTGGAGAATAAATAACGGCCTTGACGCCCTTCATACGCATCGCCGCAAATTTCAGTACTTCGATTGTGGCATACGGGTCAATAAAAACTACAGAACGCTTCGCCGACTTCACGAGATCAGCAATTAAAACGAGCCCGTCAAAACGTGTTCCAGTCGCAAGTATGCCTCCTGTAGGAGTTTGCGAAGCCTTGACGAAGAAATCGATGCGTTGTTCGACCGCAGAAAGGCGGGAATCCTGTTCGGCTATGGATTTTTCCACACCTTCAATTTTTACATTTTGGTCCTCAATTAGCTGCCGCTGCTCATGCAAACGGTCTACAATTTGCAAGTCTGTTGCAATTTTTCGTTGGTTTACGGCGTACCATTTGCCGATTTTACACGATAACCCACAGACAAAATCATGTCTAAATCATAGTGCTCAACTTGATAAATTTTGCCGTCATCGGCAGTTGTCGCAAATTTTGCGACAACTGAATTTTGACATTCTTCCCTCAAAGCATTTGTGATATGCTTACCTACCGTTTTAATGTCACGATTGAACAATAGCGCCAATTGTTGACGATTCAGCCATACGGTCTCGTTTTCAACACGAACCTCCAACCGGACTTCACCATCCGGCTGGTAGAGCACAATTTCACCTTTTTCTTCTTTTTTATCCATTTTTTACTCCTATAAACAAAAAAAGCCGGCTTTTGATATATAAAACTCCCAGAGTCCTCTGGGGATATAACAAAAGTCGGCTTTTCTAGTTGAACGTGGCTTGTAGACGGAAATCCGCTACCAGTGCCTGTCTAGGATAATATACAAAATTAGCGGAAGGAAAAAAATATTTGGGGAGGAACTTGATCTCTATTTCCTTGACATTTCACTGTTATAAATGTACTTTAGACCTTGGTCTAGACTATGCTTCATGTGACTGACGCGAAATATATTGGCGATTACAAGATATCCGTCGAATTCAATGACGGATGCCGTTTTGTCGCTGATTTCGAAAGCGTCATCAAGTCGGACCACCGCCCCATCGTGCAGCAACTAGCAGACATCAATACCTTTAAGGATTTCACATTGCAAGCGCACACAATCACATGGTCAAATGGCGTTGATTTTGCCCCGGAATACATCAAGAGCCTTCAGAATTCCGAATCCTATCCAGCTTGATTTGTGGAATTTTTTCGAAATATATTGTTTTTTGTTAATGAATAATGTATATTTGGGTTAGATAGGGTGGCAGAGTATCCACCTGAGAAAAAAAGAAAACTCAAATTGATGACAGGGTGGTAGAGCGACCACCTGAGATAAAAAAGAAAGCTCATTAGATGAAGTCGTTTTTATATATCCATATAAAAACGGCTTCTTTTTTATTTGGATAAAAAAGGATAATTATGAAAAAAGAAGATGCTCCAAAAGTTATGTTGCTGTCACCAATATTTTATGAAAGGTATGCTGATAATACAGAAATTCTTGCGAAGAAAAATCGTCCGTATTTAGTCTTGCTTGTGGAATATCGTTCCCTAAAATTTGCGATTCCGTTTAGATCGAATATCCAGCATACGCATGCGTACAAATTTGAATGCGAAAACGCAAAGCGCACATCATCGGGTCTAGATTTTAGTAAAAGTGTCATCATATTCAATGAAGATGAAGTGGGGATGCCGGCGCATATTGACTCAAAAGAACATACGGAGCTGATGAAACGCTATGTGTTTATTGTGGAAAAATTTCAAAAGTATATAGATGATTTTATAGAAGGCTTGAACAAAGAGCCTTTGCCTCCTAAATACAATTTTTCGTCATTAACCTTTTATCGAAGTTATTTGATAAAAACGGCCAAATAGAGCAAAAAATGAAAAAATCCTCCGCAGGGGAGGATTTTTAATGCGGGGGAGGCTGCGCGCGGTTTAAGATCCGCGGGAACTTATTCCCCGACTTGCAATTTCAGGGTCTTTCCGGCGGGATTACGGACGACGTAGACGCCGCTCCCGAAGCCGGCAGTCTTGAGGCCGGCCTTGAGGTCCGTGAGCGTCGCGCCGGCGTTCAGGCGGATGTTCCCGAGCTCGGAGCCCATCAGGTCGAATACCCTGTAGCTGCCCGCGGCCCTCGCGAAAGCGTTTGCCATGCCCGCGGCTCCGGCGCCGTTTAGGGCGAACTTCGGCTTTATGCCCGTGGTCGGGCAGCGATCTTCCGCAGCGCCCTTCTCGCTTTCACCAAAGGCAATCCAGTCGAGGTTCACGTAGTCGCCGGTAATCAGCACCTTGAACACGTGCTCGCCCTTCGCAAGCGCCTTCGTGGTCTTGCCCTTCAAGGTCGTGTAGGTGTCCCAATCCCCGGTGCTTTCCAGTTTCAGCGTGTCGGTGACGGCTTCGCCGTCCATAAAGAACTGCACGCCAGAACTTTCGGAGCCAGATGCGTAATGAAGTTCGTAGGGGAGGGCTCCCTCGGCCTTGACGTTTACGGTATATTCCATCCATTCGCCCTTCTGGGTGTAGCCCACGGCGAGACCCTTGCCGCACCCGTCTTCCATGGTGACAATATCTACGCGGTCTTCGCGGTATTCGCCGCCCTGGTTCTTGGTGTCCATGTCGTAGTAAGCCTTGCCCGCACCGCCCACATCGTAGTTCTCGAAGTCGATGAAGTTGGCCGTGCCCTCGACCTTCGCGCCCACAACCGGCAAATTGCATTTTGCCTCGGGGTCGTTGAGTTTCGCCTTGCAGAACGGCCCCTGAGGAACTGCGGTCTTGCTGTCTTCAAATTCCCAGTAATCGGCTTCGAAATCACCTGCGAACATGAAGAATACATCATGCTTGCCAACTGCACCTTCGGCAGGCACGGTCACCAGACCGTCCTTACTGAATTCAGCCTTGGCAACCACGGGGCCATCCACCTTGTCCAGGCGAACCGTAACGGAGGATGCCCTCTTAACGCTCAAAACGGAAGCCGAGAAGGATTCTGCGCCGGCGTCACCGAATTCCACGCCGCTAATCTTGGTGTACTTGCCTTCGGTAAGGTTGGTGAGAACCGTATTGCCGGCAGCACCGCTCTTACGGACCCTCACTTCTTCGCCCCAGGACATGGTTTCCGCTTCCACGCGCTTGTACGGGTCAAAATCTTCCAGCTGGGCCACACCATTATCCGGCCACCAGTCAATCTTCTGGATGGTTCCGTCGGCATTATACTTCATCTCGGCAACGCCAACAGAACGGCGTTCCTTGTGCTGGAACTTAAGGCCCATTTTATCGGATTTCTGGTGCCAAAGC
Proteins encoded in this window:
- the tenpIN gene encoding type III toxin-antitoxin system TenpIN family toxin, with product MKKEDAPKVMLLSPIFYERYADNTEILAKKNRPYLVLLVEYRSLKFAIPFRSNIQHTHAYKFECENAKRTSSGLDFSKSVIIFNEDEVGMPAHIDSKEHTELMKRYVFIVEKFQKYIDDFIEGLNKEPLPPKYNFSSLTFYRSYLIKTAK
- a CDS encoding family 43 glycosylhydrolase; this translates as MKNILSVTSVLALAGMAFAQQPIITTNYTCDPAPYVHGDTVYLYTTHDEDNAEGFVMYDWLLHTSTDMVNWTSHGAVASLNDIKWSTKTNGAWAEQVVFRNGKWYMYVPIHGNGISVLVADSPYGPFKEPLNKALVWQRQHWNDIDPTVWIDDDGQAYLYWGNPDLYMIKLNEDMISTSGNIVTYPKIKDYQEGPWLYKHGNHYYMAFASTCCAEGIGYAMSNSPTGPWTYKGDIMPHSSRSNGNHPGIIDYKGKSYVFGHHYQLWHQKSDKMGLKFQHKERRSVGVAEMKYNADGTIQKIDWWPDNGVAQLEDFDPYKRVEAETMSWGEEVRVRKSGAAGNTVLTNLTEGKYTKISGVEFGDAGAESFSASVLSVKRASSVTVRLDKVDGPVVAKAEFSKDGLVTVPAEGAVGKHDVFFMFAGDFEADYWEFEDSKTAVPQGPFCKAKLNDPEAKCNLPVVGAKVEGTANFIDFENYDVGGAGKAYYDMDTKNQGGEYREDRVDIVTMEDGCGKGLAVGYTQKGEWMEYTVNVKAEGALPYELHYASGSESSGVQFFMDGEAVTDTLKLESTGDWDTYTTLKGKTTKALAKGEHVFKVLITGDYVNLDWIAFGESEKGAAEDRCPTTGIKPKFALNGAGAAGMANAFARAAGSYRVFDLMGSELGNIRLNAGATLTDLKAGLKTAGFGSGVYVVRNPAGKTLKLQVGE